One Thunnus albacares chromosome 12, fThuAlb1.1, whole genome shotgun sequence genomic region harbors:
- the zgc:153615 gene encoding schwannomin-interacting protein 1, whose translation MVHQEKRVYQAQRNERESIRQKLALGSFYDDEPVIYTSCSKNGPASRLQSGVNLQVCFVNDSSSDKDSDAEDSRTETSLDTPLSPVSKQSSSLSDRDTAEEDSDPLDDCGGFWRVQRRLQEEARVALALARPMARMQVEVERQIQLHRRSPVADLLPHLPHISEGLMKRNLRRGDMRDMSLGQLQVITNDLHSQIQSLNEELVQLLLMRDELHVEQDAMLVDIEDLTRHAHSHQRHQAEKAISK comes from the exons GCCCAGAGGAATGAGAGAGAGTCCATCAGGCAGAAACTTGCCCTTGGCAGTTTCTATGACGACGAGCCAGTCATCTACACCAGCTGCAGCAAGAACGGCCCGGCCTCCCG GCTGCAGAGTGGGGTGAACCTGCAGGTGTGTTTTGttaatgacagcagcagtgacaaAGACAGTGATGCTGaggacagcaggacagagacCAGTCTGGACACGCCGCTGTCACCTGTG AGCAAGCAAAGCTCATCTTTATCAGATCGAGACACGGCAGAGGAGGACTCAGACCCGTTAGATGACTGCGGCGGGTTCTGGCGGGTGCAGCGGAGGCTCCAAGAGGAGGCCCGTGTGGCACTGGCTCTGGCAAGACCCATGGCCCGCatgcaggtggaggtggagagaCAAATCCAACTGCACAGACGTTCACCTGTGGCTGACTTG CTTCCCCATCTGCCCCACATCAGCGAGGGATTGATGAAGAGAAATCTGAGGAGAGGGGACATGAGGGACATGAGTCTTGGCCAGCTGCAAGTCATCACAAATGATTTACACTCACAGATTCAGA GTCTAAATGAGGAGCTGGTGCAGTTGCTGCTGATGAGGGATGAACTGCATGTGGAGCAAGACGCCATGCTGGTGGACATAGAGGACCTCACCAG GCACGCTCACAGCCATCAGCGGCACCAGGCAGAGAAAGCCATCTCTAAATAA
- the zmp:0000001127 gene encoding interleukin-12 subunit alpha — protein sequence KKIFETLDLHVGLYFLFFLPDFTPALLLLVLSCPVWQVSQSLPVKGPMTDSCVIYARTLLENITDTLMQNNLFTGIDCTKQSVELHMETNTPFVCAPKEPTCSGMAKSEFDQDSCLKSIGKDLQYYYKFLAAQPDPDTLLSRTVLFSLKELMENCFTWSLSADLASRKASDKLSTYDERLSLCKVLKGFQVRTITINRVIGYMNSGEHTK from the exons aagaaaatatttgagaCTTTAGATTTACATGTGGGactctattttctctttttcttgccAGACTTTACTCCTGCACTGCTGCTTCTAGTGCTCAGCTGTCCTGTGTGGCAGGTCAGCCAGTCTCTGCCAGTGAAAGGACCGATGACGGACTCCTGTGTTATCTACGCAAGAACACTTCTAGAGAACATCACCGATACACTCATGCAG AACAACCTGTTCACTGGAATCGACTGCACAAAGCAGAGTGTGGAGCTGCACATGGAGACTAACACGCCATTTGTGTGTGCACCAAAG GAACCAACATGCTCTGGAATGGCTAAATCTGAATTTGATCAG GACTCATGTCTAAAAAGCATTGGGAAGGATCTGCAGTATTACTACAAATTTCTTGCTGCTCAGCCAGACCCTGACACTTTACTCAGCCGTACTGTTCTGTTCAGCCTCAAAGAACTCATGGAG AACTGCTTCACATGGTCTCTTTCCGCAGACTTGGCCTCAAGGAAG GCTTCAGACAAGCTGAGCACCTACGATGAAAGACTCAGCCTTTGCAAAGTTCTGAAGGGCTTCCAGGTCCGCACCATCACCATCAACAGAGTCATCGGATACATGAACTCTGGTGAACACACTAAATGA